In Stegostoma tigrinum isolate sSteTig4 unplaced genomic scaffold, sSteTig4.hap1 scaffold_171, whole genome shotgun sequence, one genomic interval encodes:
- the LOC132207827 gene encoding ral guanine nucleotide dissociation stimulator-like 1: protein MKIAIPEILEIWLEESAEDFRQVPTYSCLRKVLSYLNQTVPGSDAEHRAQKLLSRFLAEETAEKEMFKGYRRRVRFYVGEEHDQTIEQVDEKLLSYPSRFIAEQLTFMDADLFRKLVPSQCLGSIWSQRGKEEKQHLVSTVQATMTQFNNVTKCVTSTILRRQQLKPWQTAKIIEKWIDVAQECRILQNFSSVHAITTALQSNSVFNLKKTWAAVSKSSKTTFEDLSNNEEDNFVASRELLMEDIVQGIVPYLGTFLTEFSALDSAFPNYHSNGLINFDKRQKLL, encoded by the exons atgaaaat tgctattcctgaaattctcgaaatctggctggaggagtctgccgaagactttcgtcaagttccaacttactcttgtctccggaaggtactttcctacttgaaccagacagtgccagggtcagatgctgaacatcgggcccagaaactcctgagtcggtttttggcggaggaaacagcggagaaagagatgtttA aaggctaccgtAGAAGAGTCAGATTCTATGTGggagaagaacacgaccaaaccatcgaacaagttgacgaaaagctcctgtcctacccatcacgcttcattgcagagcagctgacttttatggatgct gatctttttcggaaacttgtgcccagccaatgtttagggtccatctggtctcaacgagggaaggaagaaaaacagcatctggtatcaaccgtccaggccaccatgacacagttcaataatgttacaaaatgtgtcaccagcaccatattaagacGCCAACAGTTGAAACCATGGCAGAcggctaaaatcattgagaaatggattgatgttgcccag gaatgtaggattttgcagaatttctcgtcagtgcatgctattaccactgcattgcaatcaaatagtgtgttcaatttgaagaagacttgggcagccgtgtcaaa gagcagtaagacaacatttgaagacctttcaaacaatgaagaagataactttgTAGCGAgtagagagctgctaatggag gatatcgttcagggaattgtgccgtacctgggaactttcttaacagaattttcagcactggattcggctttcccgaattaccattca aatggcttgatcaactttgacaagagacaaaaa ctcctctga